One Pectobacterium polaris DNA window includes the following coding sequences:
- the csdE gene encoding cysteine desulfurase sulfur acceptor subunit CsdE, with translation MTQTTDTTHPFGHHTTVADLLARFDACRAWEDRYRQLILLAKALPTLPEALKTEEISLSGCENRVWLGYQRQEDGRLHFYGDSDGRIVRGLLAVLLTAVEGETPETLLQHDPLALFDKLGLRAQLSASRSSGLAALAARIKEIAEQEAADK, from the coding sequence ATGACCCAGACAACTGACACCACGCATCCTTTTGGCCACCACACCACTGTCGCCGACCTGCTGGCGCGCTTCGATGCCTGCCGCGCATGGGAAGATCGCTATCGGCAGCTCATTTTGCTGGCAAAGGCATTACCAACGTTGCCCGAGGCGCTGAAAACCGAGGAGATTTCATTATCCGGCTGTGAAAATCGCGTCTGGCTGGGTTATCAACGTCAGGAAGACGGCAGGCTGCATTTCTACGGCGACAGTGACGGGCGCATTGTGCGGGGATTACTAGCGGTGTTGTTAACCGCCGTAGAGGGAGAAACGCCAGAAACGCTATTGCAGCACGATCCGCTGGCGCTGTTCGATAAGCTAGGGCTACGTGCGCAGCTCAGCGCCTCGCGTTCAAGCGGACTAGCGGCGCTGGCCGCCAGAATCAAGGAAATTGCAGAACAAGAGGCGGCGGACAAATAG
- a CDS encoding ABC transporter substrate-binding protein produces MKKNLLLSALILTSSLFGLAAQAETPTPKRGGTLNFLAEPEPPVLTSLVSTSGAVMKVNAKVIEGLLNYDFDMKPTPQLATSWSVSPDGKQYTFHLRKGVKWHDGQDFTSADVAFSILTVKKYNSRGQGTFANVTEVKTPDPYTAILELSKPAPYLLSAFSANEAPIVPKHLYEGTNILSNPHNTAPIGTGPFVFKEWVRGSHILYERNPNYWDSPKPYVDKLVVKIIPDAATRTIALETGALDLGSDSPVPLSEIERIKKNPKLGIETNGYGYSPTQTRIEFNLDNPYLKNLKVRQAIAHSINIDVLKNVVWYGYAVSSPTPITPELAQFHDATPSPYGFDIAKANKLLDEAGFPRQANGIRFKLVHDFMPYGDSFKRVAEYLKSALAKVGIDVTIRSQDFATFVKRVYTDRDFDFNNGSISNLFDPAVGVQRLYWSKTYQPGVPFGNGSHYSNPEVDRLLEQASVETDPEKRVELYKQFQRIIATDIPDLNLLQIKRQTIYNKRVHNVVTDIQGVNGSLADVWLDQ; encoded by the coding sequence ATGAAAAAGAATTTACTCTTGTCAGCGTTGATTCTGACGTCTTCGCTCTTCGGCCTTGCCGCACAGGCAGAAACGCCGACGCCCAAGCGCGGCGGCACGCTGAACTTTTTAGCCGAGCCTGAGCCGCCCGTATTAACCAGTCTGGTTAGCACCAGCGGCGCAGTAATGAAGGTCAACGCCAAGGTGATTGAAGGTCTGTTGAATTACGATTTCGATATGAAGCCAACCCCGCAGCTGGCGACCAGTTGGTCAGTAAGCCCGGACGGCAAACAATATACGTTCCATTTGCGTAAAGGCGTGAAATGGCATGATGGGCAAGACTTCACCTCTGCGGACGTCGCGTTTTCCATTCTGACCGTCAAGAAATACAATTCACGCGGTCAGGGCACGTTTGCCAATGTCACCGAAGTGAAAACCCCCGATCCGTATACCGCGATCCTTGAGCTGTCCAAACCCGCACCTTACCTGCTGAGCGCGTTCTCTGCCAACGAAGCGCCCATCGTGCCGAAACACTTGTACGAAGGCACAAACATTCTGTCGAATCCTCACAATACTGCACCGATTGGCACCGGGCCGTTCGTCTTCAAAGAATGGGTTCGCGGTAGTCATATCCTGTATGAACGTAACCCGAACTACTGGGACAGCCCCAAACCTTACGTCGATAAACTGGTGGTGAAAATCATTCCCGATGCCGCTACTCGCACGATTGCGCTTGAAACCGGCGCGCTGGATCTGGGAAGCGACTCTCCCGTTCCGCTGAGTGAAATTGAACGCATCAAGAAAAACCCCAAGCTGGGCATTGAAACCAACGGCTACGGTTACAGCCCGACGCAAACCCGCATCGAGTTCAATCTGGATAACCCTTACCTGAAGAACCTGAAAGTTCGCCAGGCCATTGCGCACAGCATCAATATTGATGTGTTGAAAAACGTGGTGTGGTACGGCTATGCGGTAAGTTCACCGACGCCGATTACGCCAGAACTGGCGCAGTTCCATGATGCAACGCCGTCTCCTTATGGCTTCGATATTGCCAAAGCGAACAAACTGTTGGACGAAGCGGGCTTCCCGCGTCAGGCAAACGGCATTCGCTTCAAGCTGGTGCATGATTTCATGCCCTATGGTGATAGCTTCAAACGCGTAGCGGAATACCTAAAATCCGCACTGGCCAAAGTGGGGATTGACGTCACCATTCGCTCGCAGGATTTCGCCACCTTCGTTAAGCGCGTTTATACCGACCGCGACTTTGACTTCAACAACGGTTCCATCTCTAACCTGTTTGATCCCGCCGTGGGCGTACAGCGCCTGTACTGGTCAAAAACCTATCAACCGGGCGTGCCTTTCGGCAACGGTTCACATTACAGCAACCCAGAGGTAGACCGTCTGCTTGAGCAGGCCTCGGTAGAAACCGATCCTGAAAAACGCGTGGAACTGTACAAGCAATTCCAGCGCATCATCGCCACGGATATTCCCGATTTGAACCTGCTCCAAATTAAGCGCCAGACGATTTACAACAAGCGTGTACATAACGTCGTCACTGATATTCAGGGCGTCAACGGCAGCCTGGCTGACGTGTGGCTGGATCAGTAA
- the tcdA gene encoding tRNA cyclic N6-threonylcarbamoyladenosine(37) synthase TcdA — translation MSTQLSEAYLQRFGGTARLYGQQALALFSQAHVCVIGIGGVGSWAAEALARTGIGAITLIDMDDVCVSNTNRQIHALRQHTGQSKTEVMAERILAINPECRVTCVDDFISAENVAELLDQNFSYVIDAIDSVRPKAALLSYCRRYKIPVVTTGGAGGQIDPTRIEVVDLAKTIQDPLAAKLRERLKHDFNVVKNSKGKLGIDCVFSSEPLVYPQPDGSVCASRSTADGVMRMDCASGFGAATMVTATFGFVAVSHALKKMMAKRERASAT, via the coding sequence ATGAGTACGCAATTATCCGAAGCCTATTTGCAACGCTTCGGCGGCACCGCGCGGTTATATGGTCAACAGGCGCTGGCGCTGTTTTCTCAGGCTCACGTTTGCGTGATTGGTATTGGTGGCGTCGGCTCCTGGGCGGCTGAGGCGCTGGCGCGTACCGGCATCGGTGCGATCACGCTGATCGATATGGATGATGTGTGTGTCAGTAACACCAACCGGCAGATCCACGCGCTGCGTCAGCACACCGGACAGTCGAAGACGGAAGTGATGGCCGAACGTATTCTGGCGATCAACCCGGAGTGTCGCGTCACCTGCGTGGATGATTTTATCAGCGCGGAAAACGTGGCCGAGCTGCTCGACCAGAATTTCAGCTATGTGATCGATGCCATCGACAGCGTGCGCCCGAAGGCGGCACTGCTCTCCTACTGCCGCCGCTATAAGATCCCAGTGGTGACAACTGGCGGTGCGGGCGGGCAGATCGATCCGACCCGCATTGAGGTGGTCGATCTAGCGAAAACGATTCAGGATCCGCTGGCTGCCAAGCTGCGCGAGCGGTTAAAGCACGATTTTAACGTGGTGAAGAACAGCAAAGGGAAGCTGGGCATCGACTGTGTGTTTTCCAGCGAACCGCTGGTTTATCCGCAGCCTGACGGTTCCGTTTGTGCGTCGCGCAGCACGGCTGATGGGGTGATGCGTATGGATTGTGCGTCAGGCTTTGGTGCTGCGACGATGGTCACCGCAACCTTTGGGTTTGTTGCGGTCTCTCATGCGTTGAAGAAGATGATGGCGAAAAGGGAAAGAGCGTCTGCGACGTGA
- a CDS encoding ABC transporter permease: MNRLSPDNLTPKKAAADGVSSAATRPLKTPFRLSPEVRAFIRNPAGMAGLLLLMTVFLMAAFAPLLYPGDPLDMVAQPFLWPGEHPDFPLGTDSMGRDVAAGIVHGSQVSLQIGFSAVIVSLLIGTVVGALAGYFGGRVDDLLVHITELFQTFPTFLLVVVLVAIGSPSVTLISLAIGIASWPTIARLVRAEFRSLRESDFVLAARSQGFSSLRIIFQEMLPNALPSIIVTTSVMVASAILIESALSFLGFGDPNRVSWGSMIGAGRESLRTAWFLTALPGTALVLTVLSLNLVGDALNDALNPRLRGRSA, translated from the coding sequence ATGAATCGCCTTTCTCCTGACAATCTCACACCGAAGAAAGCCGCAGCGGACGGCGTTAGCTCAGCGGCAACTCGCCCGTTAAAAACGCCTTTTCGCCTATCGCCGGAGGTGCGTGCATTTATCCGCAACCCCGCAGGGATGGCTGGCCTGCTGTTGCTGATGACGGTATTTCTGATGGCCGCTTTCGCACCGTTGCTGTATCCCGGCGATCCGCTGGATATGGTCGCTCAGCCTTTCTTGTGGCCGGGCGAACATCCTGATTTCCCGTTAGGAACCGATTCGATGGGTCGGGATGTCGCCGCCGGAATTGTCCACGGTTCACAGGTTTCCTTGCAGATCGGTTTCTCGGCAGTCATCGTCAGCCTGTTAATTGGCACCGTCGTCGGTGCGCTGGCGGGCTATTTTGGCGGTCGGGTCGATGACCTGCTGGTGCATATCACCGAACTGTTCCAGACCTTCCCAACCTTTTTGCTGGTCGTGGTGCTGGTCGCTATCGGCTCACCGTCAGTTACGCTGATTTCACTGGCCATCGGGATTGCCTCCTGGCCAACGATTGCACGTCTGGTGCGTGCCGAGTTTCGCTCACTGCGTGAAAGCGATTTTGTGTTGGCCGCACGCAGTCAGGGATTTTCCAGCCTGCGTATCATCTTTCAGGAAATGCTGCCGAACGCGCTGCCGTCGATCATCGTCACCACGTCGGTCATGGTTGCCTCAGCCATTTTGATTGAATCCGCCCTCTCCTTCTTAGGCTTTGGCGATCCGAACCGCGTGAGCTGGGGCAGCATGATCGGCGCGGGCCGGGAATCGCTGCGTACCGCCTGGTTTCTTACCGCCCTGCCCGGCACCGCACTGGTCTTAACCGTGCTGTCATTGAATCTGGTTGGCGACGCGTTGAACGATGCCCTGAATCCACGGTTACGGGGGAGAAGCGCATGA
- a CDS encoding ABC transporter permease: MNKVERIGRVLWRTLLHTLPTAIGIVILVFFLLQLVPGDAVDVLAGESGNATEATMAHLRAQFGLDQPILQQLSVYLGNLAQFSLGFSPRYNAPVMDLILSRLPGTLFLMLLSQVFAIIIGITLGTIMAVWAGKWPDRLLSLIALLLYSTPGFWIGLMTLILFSVHLDWLPSGGNITIGASLTGWAYFKDMLQHAILPVVALSSFFIAIYARLTRAAMLEIAQQDFVRTAHAKGLSPLWVTVRHILRCALLPITTVAGMHFGNLLGGAAVVETVFSWPGLGRLALEAVMARDFNVLLGVLLLSAFLVILANVLVDLLQSWLDPRIKAR; encoded by the coding sequence ATGAATAAAGTAGAACGAATCGGGCGCGTACTCTGGCGCACGCTGCTCCATACGCTGCCAACGGCAATTGGCATTGTCATTCTGGTGTTTTTCCTGTTGCAGCTGGTGCCGGGAGACGCCGTTGATGTACTGGCTGGCGAATCAGGCAATGCAACCGAAGCGACGATGGCACACCTGCGCGCTCAGTTCGGTCTCGATCAACCCATACTGCAACAGCTTTCTGTTTATTTGGGCAATTTGGCGCAGTTCAGCCTCGGCTTTTCGCCTCGCTATAACGCGCCGGTGATGGACCTGATCCTGTCGCGACTGCCGGGTACGCTGTTCCTGATGCTGCTGTCACAGGTCTTCGCCATCATCATCGGCATCACGCTGGGAACGATCATGGCGGTGTGGGCGGGTAAATGGCCCGATCGCCTGCTCTCGCTGATCGCGCTGCTGCTCTACTCAACGCCCGGATTCTGGATTGGCCTGATGACGCTGATTCTGTTTTCCGTGCATCTAGATTGGCTGCCAAGCGGCGGCAATATCACCATAGGCGCGAGCCTCACTGGCTGGGCGTATTTCAAGGATATGTTGCAGCATGCCATCCTGCCGGTAGTGGCGCTGAGCAGCTTTTTTATTGCCATTTACGCCCGCCTGACTCGCGCGGCCATGTTGGAAATTGCCCAGCAGGATTTCGTGCGCACCGCACATGCCAAAGGGCTGTCGCCGCTGTGGGTTACCGTCAGGCACATTCTGCGCTGTGCGCTGCTGCCTATCACGACTGTTGCGGGTATGCACTTCGGCAATCTGCTGGGCGGCGCGGCCGTGGTCGAGACGGTTTTTAGCTGGCCGGGACTGGGCCGTCTGGCGCTGGAAGCGGTGATGGCGCGTGACTTCAACGTCTTGTTAGGCGTCCTGCTGCTTTCCGCCTTCTTAGTCATTTTGGCTAACGTGCTGGTGGACCTACTGCAATCCTGGCTCGATCCCCGAATTAAGGCGCGCTGA
- a CDS encoding transcriptional regulator GcvA: MSKRLPPLNALRVFDAAARHLSFTKAAEELFVTQAAVSHQIKSLEDFLGLKLFRRRNRSLLLTEEGQSYYLDIKEIFSSLNDATRKLQSRSAKGALTVSLLPSFAIHWLVPRLSSFNSDYPGIDVRIQAVDRDEDRLADDVDVAIFYGRGNWPGLRVEKLYAEYLLPVCSPVLLTGNHPLKTPDDLVAHTLLHDASRRDWLSYTRQLGVQINVQQGPIFSHSAMVLQAAIHGQGVALANNVMAQTEIEAGRLVCPFNDVLVSRNAFYLVCHDSQAELGKIAAFRHWILARAASEQEKFRFRYDNGTR, encoded by the coding sequence ATGTCAAAACGTCTCCCACCGCTCAACGCATTGCGCGTTTTTGATGCGGCGGCTCGCCATTTAAGTTTTACCAAAGCGGCAGAAGAGCTGTTTGTTACGCAGGCTGCCGTCAGCCACCAGATTAAGTCACTGGAAGATTTCCTGGGGCTTAAATTATTCCGCCGTCGTAATCGCTCCCTGCTACTGACGGAAGAAGGGCAAAGTTACTATCTTGATATCAAAGAGATCTTCTCCTCTTTGAATGATGCAACCCGTAAACTGCAATCCCGCAGCGCCAAAGGCGCGTTAACGGTTAGCCTGCTGCCTAGCTTTGCTATCCATTGGCTTGTGCCGCGCCTTTCGAGTTTTAACTCCGACTATCCAGGGATTGATGTGCGTATTCAGGCGGTCGATCGCGATGAAGATCGTCTGGCGGATGACGTGGATGTCGCGATTTTCTATGGTCGGGGAAACTGGCCGGGGTTGCGGGTTGAAAAGCTGTACGCCGAATATCTGTTGCCGGTTTGCTCGCCAGTATTGCTGACGGGGAATCACCCGTTAAAAACGCCGGACGATCTGGTTGCTCATACGCTGTTGCACGATGCGTCACGTCGTGACTGGCTGTCCTATACGCGCCAGCTTGGCGTGCAGATTAACGTGCAGCAAGGGCCGATTTTCAGCCACAGCGCGATGGTGTTGCAGGCGGCGATTCACGGGCAGGGCGTAGCGCTGGCAAATAATGTGATGGCGCAAACGGAAATCGAAGCTGGGCGACTGGTGTGCCCGTTTAACGATGTGTTGGTCAGCCGGAATGCTTTTTATCTGGTATGTCATGACAGTCAGGCAGAACTGGGTAAAATAGCCGCCTTTCGCCATTGGATTCTGGCGCGGGCAGCCAGCGAACAGGAAAAATTTCGCTTCCGCTATGACAACGGCACGCGCTGA
- the csdA gene encoding cysteine desulfurase CsdA has translation MTPFNPATFRQQFPALQHSTVYLDSAATALKPQPVIDVVQAFYGSESGTVHRSQHRGAQALTQRFEGAREQIAALLHADDPRSIVWTRGTTEAINLVAQSYARPRLQPGDEIVVSEAEHHANLIPWLMVAQQTGANIVKLPIGADFLPDMEQLATLITPKTRLLALGQMSNVTGGQPDLARAIALAHSYGAVVMVDGAQGIVHCPPDVQALDIDFYAFSGHKLYAPTGIGVLYGKTALLESMMPWQGGGKMMTQVSFDGFKPQAIPQRFEAGTPHIAGVLGLSAALDWLTTLDWHAAEQHSQQLAQLAETYLAQFPGFRSFRSPHSSVLSFDIADVHHSDLVTLLAESGIALRAGHHCAQPLMDALGVSGTLRASFAPYNNQQDVAALIAAVGNALELLID, from the coding sequence ATGACACCGTTTAACCCCGCCACCTTTCGCCAACAGTTCCCCGCTCTCCAGCATTCGACTGTCTATCTTGATAGCGCCGCGACCGCACTGAAGCCGCAGCCCGTCATTGATGTAGTGCAGGCGTTCTATGGCAGCGAGAGTGGTACGGTGCATCGCAGCCAGCATCGCGGCGCGCAGGCGTTAACCCAGCGTTTTGAAGGCGCTCGTGAGCAAATTGCTGCTTTGCTCCACGCAGACGATCCGCGTTCCATTGTCTGGACCAGAGGCACGACGGAAGCGATCAATCTGGTCGCACAGAGCTATGCACGCCCTCGCCTTCAACCGGGCGACGAGATCGTCGTGAGCGAAGCGGAACATCACGCTAACCTCATTCCGTGGCTGATGGTGGCGCAGCAAACGGGCGCGAATATCGTGAAGTTACCGATAGGTGCGGACTTCTTGCCGGATATGGAACAGCTCGCCACGCTGATCACGCCAAAAACCCGCCTGTTGGCGCTAGGGCAGATGTCAAACGTGACAGGCGGCCAGCCCGATCTGGCGCGTGCGATTGCGCTGGCCCATAGTTATGGCGCGGTCGTGATGGTTGACGGCGCGCAGGGCATCGTTCACTGCCCGCCCGATGTACAGGCGCTGGATATCGATTTCTACGCATTTTCCGGACACAAGCTTTATGCACCAACCGGGATCGGCGTGCTGTACGGCAAAACCGCCTTGCTGGAAAGCATGATGCCGTGGCAAGGCGGCGGAAAGATGATGACGCAGGTTTCCTTTGACGGCTTCAAACCGCAGGCGATTCCACAGCGCTTTGAAGCGGGAACACCGCACATTGCCGGCGTGCTTGGCCTGTCTGCGGCACTAGACTGGCTGACCACGCTGGATTGGCACGCAGCAGAGCAGCATAGCCAGCAGTTGGCACAGCTTGCCGAAACGTATTTAGCGCAGTTTCCCGGCTTTCGCAGCTTCCGCAGCCCGCATTCCAGCGTATTGTCCTTTGATATTGCCGATGTCCACCACAGCGATCTGGTGACGCTGCTGGCCGAAAGCGGTATCGCACTGCGCGCTGGACATCACTGTGCGCAGCCGCTGATGGACGCGCTCGGTGTCAGCGGCACGCTGCGCGCCTCGTTTGCCCCGTATAACAACCAACAAGATGTTGCTGCGCTGATCGCTGCGGTGGGCAACGCCCTTGAATTACTGATCGACTAA
- a CDS encoding M20 aminoacylase family protein — protein sequence MDKNREHMMNTSAPAVIDQTAMESVIQDFLPELIAIRHHIHQHPEIGFEEVATAQLVAEKLTAWGLAVTTGIGGTGVVATLRGHYPGEDSIGLRADMDALYINEKTDLPYASVYAGKMHACGHDGHTTMLLGAARYLSQHPDFAGTVHFIFQPAEEGLGGGLAMLNDGLLTTFPCNRLFGLHNKPGIEVGKFAICSGPMLAASDTWQVTFHGTGGHGGSGVHLSIDPTLPAAQFMLGLQTIVSRNVPAMDAAVLSIGHIQGGDIHAPNVIPDSIILKGTGRSYSPSVRHLLETRLRALAHSTAQGFGATADVHYEQQYPALVNDTHATQLAVNAAAQVVGLEQVDTAMTPLLGAEDFAYMLEQRPGAFMMLGNSDKNAANVHHLHTPHYDFNDALIPLGIRYWATLVYQELGLSRTDIIWNRV from the coding sequence ATGGATAAGAACAGAGAACACATGATGAATACATCGGCACCAGCCGTTATTGACCAAACGGCGATGGAATCGGTCATTCAGGATTTTTTACCTGAGCTGATTGCGATTCGTCATCATATTCATCAGCACCCAGAAATCGGCTTTGAAGAGGTTGCCACCGCGCAACTGGTGGCAGAAAAACTGACGGCGTGGGGGCTTGCCGTCACGACGGGCATTGGTGGAACGGGCGTGGTCGCCACCCTACGTGGTCATTATCCCGGTGAAGACAGCATCGGCCTGCGGGCAGATATGGATGCGCTGTATATCAATGAGAAAACGGACCTGCCCTATGCTTCGGTGTATGCCGGGAAAATGCATGCCTGCGGACATGATGGACACACCACCATGCTGCTGGGTGCCGCACGCTATTTGTCTCAGCACCCCGACTTTGCTGGCACGGTACATTTTATTTTCCAGCCCGCGGAAGAGGGATTAGGTGGCGGACTTGCCATGCTCAATGACGGCCTGCTGACCACGTTCCCCTGCAACCGACTGTTTGGCCTGCATAACAAGCCCGGTATCGAGGTAGGTAAGTTCGCCATTTGCAGCGGGCCGATGCTGGCGGCCAGCGACACCTGGCAGGTCACGTTTCACGGCACAGGCGGACACGGCGGTTCAGGCGTGCACCTCTCTATCGACCCGACGCTGCCCGCCGCGCAATTTATGCTTGGGCTGCAAACCATCGTCAGTCGCAACGTTCCTGCGATGGATGCGGCGGTGCTCAGCATCGGCCATATTCAGGGCGGCGATATCCATGCCCCAAACGTTATCCCTGACAGCATCATCCTTAAAGGCACCGGACGCAGCTACTCGCCGAGCGTGCGCCACCTGCTGGAAACGCGCCTGCGAGCGCTGGCACACAGCACCGCACAAGGCTTTGGTGCAACGGCCGATGTGCATTATGAACAGCAATATCCCGCGCTGGTTAACGATACGCACGCCACACAGTTAGCCGTTAACGCTGCCGCGCAGGTGGTCGGACTCGAACAGGTCGACACCGCGATGACACCGCTGCTGGGCGCAGAAGATTTTGCCTACATGCTGGAGCAGCGCCCCGGCGCATTCATGATGCTGGGAAACAGCGACAAAAATGCGGCCAACGTGCATCACCTGCATACCCCGCACTATGACTTTAATGATGCGCTGATCCCATTAGGTATCCGCTATTGGGCGACGTTGGTTTATCAAGAACTCGGTTTATCAAGAACTGACATTATCTGGAACCGGGTCTAG
- a CDS encoding ABC transporter ATP-binding protein: protein MKPLVDIQDLRVDFPGHQAVRGLNLTINAGETLALVGESGCGKSATALSLMRLVAEPGKISGRILFDGQDLLTLPDRQLRQLRGNALSMIFQEPMTSLNPVLSIGQQISETLRLHEALTPAQARTRAIELLDLVKIPEPARRVDDYPHNLSGGQRQRVMIAMAVACRPRLLIADEPTTALDVTIQAQILALLDNLRREFSMSLLLITHDLGLVAQWADRVAVMYAGQKVEEAQAADLFQSSTHRFSPKHSYTRGLLATSLHMDQDRHYRTHRLAEIHHAPTDEGFTLLTPPTLIHRATDTSQQPLLSLKNIHTRYSTAQGKVLAVDDVSLTILPGETLGLVGESGCGKSTLSKTILRLLPPSHGQIVFDGQDITTLKESRLKALRQRVQMIFQDPYASLNPRHSIQHILETPLIVHGLGDRSQRQQAIKNIIDRVGLPQSSLNRYPHEFSGGQRQRIGIARALVVRPSLVICDEPVSALDVSIQAQILNLLVELKNEMGLSLLFISHDLAVVRYIADRVMVMQNGRCVESGDHHSIWHQPQHPYTRKLIDAVPGGGQRDAPVPPQQMGRQAHG, encoded by the coding sequence ATGAAGCCGCTGGTCGATATTCAAGATTTACGCGTTGATTTTCCCGGCCATCAGGCCGTTCGAGGACTAAACCTGACGATTAATGCCGGAGAAACGCTGGCGCTAGTCGGTGAATCCGGCTGTGGTAAATCAGCGACGGCGCTGTCTCTGATGCGACTGGTCGCCGAACCGGGAAAAATCAGCGGCCGCATCCTGTTTGATGGACAGGATCTGCTGACCCTGCCGGATCGACAGCTGCGCCAGCTGCGTGGCAATGCGCTGTCGATGATTTTTCAGGAACCGATGACCTCGCTCAATCCGGTGCTTTCCATCGGGCAACAGATTAGCGAAACGCTGCGATTGCATGAGGCGCTGACGCCCGCACAGGCACGAACGCGCGCCATCGAGCTGCTGGATCTGGTCAAGATCCCTGAACCAGCGCGCCGGGTGGATGACTATCCACATAACCTTTCTGGCGGGCAGCGTCAGCGCGTTATGATCGCCATGGCGGTAGCGTGCCGACCGCGCCTGCTGATTGCCGATGAGCCGACCACGGCGCTGGACGTCACCATTCAGGCACAAATTCTGGCTCTGCTGGATAACCTGCGTCGTGAATTCTCGATGAGCCTGCTGCTGATTACCCACGATCTTGGGCTGGTGGCGCAATGGGCCGACCGCGTGGCGGTGATGTATGCCGGGCAAAAGGTAGAAGAAGCACAGGCGGCTGACCTGTTTCAGTCATCCACACACCGTTTCTCACCCAAACACAGCTACACCCGCGGGCTGTTAGCGACATCGCTGCACATGGATCAGGACAGGCACTACCGCACCCATCGGCTGGCGGAAATCCATCACGCACCAACGGACGAAGGCTTTACGCTGCTGACGCCACCAACCTTGATTCACCGTGCCACGGATACGAGCCAGCAGCCGCTGCTCTCGCTGAAAAATATTCATACCCGCTACTCAACAGCGCAGGGCAAAGTGCTGGCCGTTGACGATGTGTCACTGACTATTTTACCCGGAGAAACGCTCGGTCTGGTGGGCGAATCCGGCTGTGGTAAATCCACCCTGTCCAAAACCATTCTGCGTCTGCTACCGCCTTCACACGGGCAGATTGTGTTCGATGGGCAAGACATCACCACGCTAAAAGAATCACGGCTGAAAGCGCTGCGCCAGCGGGTGCAGATGATCTTTCAGGATCCTTACGCTTCGCTGAATCCACGCCACAGCATTCAGCATATTCTTGAAACACCGCTGATTGTGCACGGCCTGGGCGATCGTTCGCAGCGACAGCAGGCGATCAAAAATATCATCGATCGTGTCGGTCTGCCGCAAAGCAGCCTGAACCGCTATCCCCATGAATTTTCCGGTGGGCAGCGCCAGCGCATCGGCATTGCTCGTGCGCTGGTGGTTCGTCCTTCGCTGGTGATTTGCGACGAGCCAGTGTCCGCACTCGATGTCTCTATTCAGGCGCAGATCCTCAATCTGTTGGTTGAGTTAAAAAACGAAATGGGCCTGTCGCTGCTGTTTATTTCCCACGATCTCGCGGTAGTGCGCTATATCGCCGACCGGGTCATGGTCATGCAAAACGGGCGCTGCGTGGAAAGTGGCGATCACCACAGCATCTGGCATCAGCCACAGCACCCGTACACCCGCAAACTGATCGATGCCGTCCCCGGCGGCGGGCAGCGTGATGCGCCTGTGCCTCCACAGCAGATGGGCAGACAGGCGCATGGATAA
- a CDS encoding DUF423 domain-containing protein: MNSRFMLVFAAISGFTFVALGAFGSHVLSKTLGATELGWLHTGLEYQAFHTLAILALAVAMQQRTNLWFYWSSVFLALGTVLFSGSLYCLALSHLKLWVYVTPIGGACFLVGWILILIGALRLKRKAKRHE; this comes from the coding sequence ATGAATAGTCGTTTCATGCTGGTGTTTGCTGCTATCAGCGGCTTCACTTTTGTCGCGCTGGGCGCGTTTGGCTCTCACGTTCTTAGCAAAACGCTGGGCGCAACGGAGCTGGGCTGGCTACATACCGGCCTTGAATATCAGGCATTTCACACGCTGGCGATTTTAGCGCTGGCGGTTGCGATGCAACAGCGAACCAATCTGTGGTTTTACTGGAGCAGCGTTTTTCTGGCGTTGGGAACGGTACTCTTCAGCGGAAGTTTGTACTGTCTGGCGCTTTCTCACCTGAAACTGTGGGTTTATGTGACGCCGATTGGCGGAGCCTGTTTTCTGGTGGGGTGGATATTAATATTGATTGGCGCACTGCGTCTGAAGAGAAAGGCTAAACGCCATGAATAA
- a CDS encoding YgdI/YgdR family lipoprotein — protein MKNKISIFAAIVMAFSLAACSSNYVMHTNDGRTIVAEGKPKVDDETGMISYTDAYGQQQQINRDNVKEMAKGK, from the coding sequence ATGAAGAATAAAATTTCTATTTTTGCCGCTATCGTGATGGCGTTTTCTCTGGCAGCCTGTTCCAGTAATTACGTCATGCATACCAATGACGGTCGTACCATCGTCGCAGAGGGGAAACCGAAGGTTGATGATGAGACGGGTATGATCAGCTATACCGATGCCTACGGTCAGCAGCAGCAAATTAACCGTGATAATGTGAAAGAAATGGCGAAAGGGAAATAG